The following proteins come from a genomic window of Populus alba chromosome 12, ASM523922v2, whole genome shotgun sequence:
- the LOC118029022 gene encoding phosphoserine phosphatase, chloroplastic isoform X2 produces MEGLVHSRINPIHATRKQYHSRLVPAFSLFLSKNFTKTPVLFMKGHRSFNSVVASVQHLDASGLGHFDNTLPSKVILQIWRSADAVCFDVDSTVCLDEGIDELAEFCGAGKAVADWTARISPGINELVKKLKAKNTNVYLISGGFRQMINPVASILGIPPENIFANQLLFGSSGEFVGFDVNEPTSRSGGKATAVQKIRKVHGYKALVMIGDGATDLEARKPGGADLFICYGGVQLREAVAVKADWLVFNFADLINSLE; encoded by the exons ATGGAAGGCTTGGTGCACTCTCGAATCAACCCCATTCATGCTACTCGTAAACAATATCACTCTCGTCTTGTACCAgcattttccctttttttgtcAAAGAATTTCACCAAAACTCCAGTTTTGTTTATGAAAGGTCATCGATCATTCAATTCTGTTGTTGCTTCTGTTCAGCATTTGGACGCCTCTGGTTTAGGCCACTTTGACAATACCCTGCCATCCAAAG TCATTCTTCAAATTTGGAGAAGTGCTGATGCTGTGTGCTTTGATGTGGATAGCACGGTGTGCCTGGATGAGGGCATTGATGAACTTGCAGAGTTTTGTGGAGCTGGAAAGGCTGTTGCAGATTGGACTGCAAG GATTTCTCCTGGCATAAATGAGTTAGTCAAGAAGCTGAAGGCTAAGAACACAAATGTTTATCTGATCTCCGGAGGCTTTCGTCAAATGATCAAT CCTGTTGCATCAATCCTTGGTATTCCACCCGAAAACATATTTGCAAACCAGCTACTCTTTGGAAGTTCTGGGGAGTTTGTAGGGTTTGATGTGAATGAGCCTACTTCCAGGAGTGGAGGAAAAGCAACGGCAGTTCAGAAAATAAGGAAG GTCCATGGATACAAGGCTCTGGTTATGATTGGGGATGGTGCAACAGATCTTGAG GCTCGTAAACCAGGAGGCGCAGACTTGTTTATTTGCTATGGGGGTGTTCAACTTCGAGAGGCTGTTGCTGTGAAAGCTGATTGGCTGGTTTTCAATTTTGCAGATCTGATCAATTCCTTGGAATAG
- the LOC118029022 gene encoding phosphoserine phosphatase, chloroplastic isoform X1: protein MEGLVHSRINPIHATRKQYHSRLVPAFSLFLSKNFTKTPVLFMKGHRSFNSVVASVQHLDASGLGHFDNTLPSKVILQIWRSADAVCFDVDSTVCLDEGIDELAEFCGAGKAVADWTARAMGGSVPFEEALAARLSLFKPSLPQVQEFLETRPPKISPGINELVKKLKAKNTNVYLISGGFRQMINPVASILGIPPENIFANQLLFGSSGEFVGFDVNEPTSRSGGKATAVQKIRKVHGYKALVMIGDGATDLEARKPGGADLFICYGGVQLREAVAVKADWLVFNFADLINSLE from the exons ATGGAAGGCTTGGTGCACTCTCGAATCAACCCCATTCATGCTACTCGTAAACAATATCACTCTCGTCTTGTACCAgcattttccctttttttgtcAAAGAATTTCACCAAAACTCCAGTTTTGTTTATGAAAGGTCATCGATCATTCAATTCTGTTGTTGCTTCTGTTCAGCATTTGGACGCCTCTGGTTTAGGCCACTTTGACAATACCCTGCCATCCAAAG TCATTCTTCAAATTTGGAGAAGTGCTGATGCTGTGTGCTTTGATGTGGATAGCACGGTGTGCCTGGATGAGGGCATTGATGAACTTGCAGAGTTTTGTGGAGCTGGAAAGGCTGTTGCAGATTGGACTGCAAG AGCAATGGGTGGTTCTGTTCCCTTTGAGGAGGCCTTGGCTGCTAGATTATCTCTGTTCAAACCTTCCTTACCACAAGTTCAAGAATTTCTTGAGACGAGGCCCCCAAA GATTTCTCCTGGCATAAATGAGTTAGTCAAGAAGCTGAAGGCTAAGAACACAAATGTTTATCTGATCTCCGGAGGCTTTCGTCAAATGATCAAT CCTGTTGCATCAATCCTTGGTATTCCACCCGAAAACATATTTGCAAACCAGCTACTCTTTGGAAGTTCTGGGGAGTTTGTAGGGTTTGATGTGAATGAGCCTACTTCCAGGAGTGGAGGAAAAGCAACGGCAGTTCAGAAAATAAGGAAG GTCCATGGATACAAGGCTCTGGTTATGATTGGGGATGGTGCAACAGATCTTGAG GCTCGTAAACCAGGAGGCGCAGACTTGTTTATTTGCTATGGGGGTGTTCAACTTCGAGAGGCTGTTGCTGTGAAAGCTGATTGGCTGGTTTTCAATTTTGCAGATCTGATCAATTCCTTGGAATAG
- the LOC118029021 gene encoding diacylglycerol kinase 1: protein MDDTDIEMWFPSWNNKNPTDSHLFIISCFLAALAGILTIAYTAFQWRRNINLSWMKAIARSKKNPKARHKVPLAPHTWVLESVSRGKNLTCCVCLNSLSPSQTLGPMVSSDSFVHHCSICGAAAHLHCSSSAHKDCKGVSMVGYEHMMHQWAVRWTEITDQPDETSFCSYCEEPCSGSFLGGSPIWCCLWCQRLVHVDCHSSMYNETGDICDLGPFRRLILSPLYVKELNTSGGFLSSITHGANEIASSVRASIRSQSKKYKHVNETTVDTGNSGSTCDMSTESTADTHPALNGSHALDEGCNGSLNVGSPRHDGGIDKLELKTSFRRSGSINQKDESQILRMNQRYEITDLPADARPLLVFINKKSGAQRGDSLRQRLNFLLNPVQVFELSSTHGPEIGLYLFKKVPHFRILVCGGDGTVCWVLSTIEKQNFVSPPPVAILPAGTGNDLARVLSWGGGLGSVERQGGLCTLLHHIEHAAVTILDRWKVTIVKNQGKQLQPPKYMNNYLGVGCDAKVALEIHNLREENPEKFYNQFMNKVLYAREGAKSIMDRTFADFPWQVRVEVDGVDIEVPEDAEGVLVANIGSYMGGVDLWQNEDETYDNFDPQSMHDKILEVVSISGTWHLGKLQVGLSRARRLAQGQSIKIQLLAALPVQIDGEPWFQQPCTLHVSHHGQAFMLKRAAEEPLGHAAAIITDVLENAETNHVINASQKRALLQEMALRLS from the exons ATGGATGACACAGACATTGAAATGTGGTTTCCTAGTTGGAATAACAAGAACCCAACCGATTCTCATCTCTTTATTATTTCTTGCTTTCTTGCTGCTTTAGCTGGTATCTTGACTATTGCTTACACTGCTTTCCAATGGAGAAGAAACATTAATCTAAGTTGGATGAAAGCCATAGCAAGGTCAAAGAAAAACCCTAAAGCAAGGCACAAGGTTCCTCTAGCTCCCCATACTTGGGTTCTTGAATCTGTTTCTCGAGGGAAGAACTTAACTTGCTGTGTTTGCTTAAACTCCCTGTCTCCTTCTCAAACGCTTGGCCCTATGGTCTCGTCTGACAGTTTTGTTCACCATTGTAGCATTTGTGGTGCAGCAGCTCACCTTCATTGTTCTTCAAGTGCACACAAGGATTGCAAGGGTGTATCCATGGTTGGATATGAGCATATGATGCACCAGTGGGCTGTTCGATGGACAGAGATAACAGATCAACCTGATGAAACTTCCTTTTGTAGCTACTGTGAAGAGCCGTGTAGTGGGTCTTTTCTTGGTGGATCTCCGATATGGTGTTGCTTGTGGTGTCAACGACTTGTTCATGTTGATTGTCACAGTAGCATGTATAATGAAACTGGTGATATTTGTGATTTAGGCCCATTCAGAAGGCTGATTTTATCACCTCTATATGTTAAGGAATTGAATACATCAGGTGGATTTTTGAGTTCAATCACACATGGAGCAAATGAGATTGCATCTTCAGTGCGTGCAAGCATTAGAAGTCAGAGTAAGAAGTACAAACATGTTAATGAAACGACTGTTGATACAGGTAATAGTGGTAGTACTTGTGACATGTCTACAGAAAGCACAGCTGATACCCATCCTGCATTAAATGGTTCTCATGCTCTCGATGAAGGCTGTAATGGTAGCTTGAATGTGGGGAGCCCTCGCCATGATGGTGGCATAGATAAGTTAGAGTTAAAAACTAGCTTTAGAAGAAGTGGATCGATTAACCAGAAGGATGAATCTCAGATATTAAGAATGAACCAGAGGTATGAAATAACAGACTTGCCTGCTGATGCAAGGCCCTTGTTAGTTTTCATCAACAAGAAAAGTGGTGCTCAGCGTGGAGATTCTCTCAGGCAGCGCCTGAACTTTCTTCTGAATCCTGTTCAG GTATTTGAATTGAGCTCAACACACGGACCAGAGATTGgcctttatttattcaaaaaggTGCCTCACTTCAGAATTCTTGTATGTGGAGGGGATGGTACTGTTTGCTGGGTTCTGAGTACAATAGAGAAGCAAAATTTTGTTTCTCCTCCACCAGTAGCTATTCTTCCAGCTGGAACTGGGAATGATCTGGCTAGAGTACTATCCTGGGGAGGTGGTTTGGGCTCAGTGGAGAGACAAGGAGGCCTTTGCACATTGTTACACCACATAGAGCATGCTGCAGTGACCATCCTTGATCGTTGGAAAGTAACAATtgtaaaaaatcaaggaaagcaACTTCAACCACCAAAATATATGAACAACTATTTAG GAGTTGGGTGTGATGCAAAGGTTGCTTTGGAAATTCACAATCTACGAGAGGAGAATCCTGAGAAGTTTTATAACCAG TTCATGAACAAAGTTCTGTATGCAAGAGAGGGAGCTAAGAGTATAATGGATAGAACATTTGCTGACTTCCCATGGCAAGTGAGAGTGGAAGTGGATGGTGTTGATATAGAGGTCCCTGAG GACGCGGAGGGTGTACTTGTTGCAAACATTGGAAGCTATATGGGTGGTGTAGACCTATGGCAAAATGAGGACGAAACTTATGATAACTTTGATCCACAGTCTATGCATGATAAGATACTAGAGGTTGTGAGCATATCCGGGACGTGGCACCTTGGAAAGCTTCAG GTGGGGCTTTCTCGTGCTCGAAGGCTTGCACAGGGACAGTCAATTAAGATACAGCTCCTTGCAGCATTGCCTGTACAAATTGACGGGGAACCTTGGTTTCAGCAGCCATGTACCTTACATGTATCTCATCATGGACAG GCTTTCATGTTGAAGAGAGCGGCTGAGGAACCTCTTGGTCATGCAGCTGCCATAATAACGGATGTGCTTGAGAATGCGGAAACAAACCATGTGATTAATGCGTCCCAGAAGCGGGCTCTTCTGCAAGAAATGGCACTTAGGCTGTCATAA